One window from the genome of Carassius carassius chromosome 15, fCarCar2.1, whole genome shotgun sequence encodes:
- the tap1 gene encoding antigen peptide transporter 1 encodes MKDKMAIPLFALLAVCVDVSAVMFISAIQLSPSFINNTFILLWAGGLLRTCLLLFVSFTYPGSPAWMRGFEGVQTAVIHGLLYPVYISVLSACERSTVELVWGWHTFQGLLQGYAVLALSLLLWKRYVPTLLPTARKQKTEQKGQASLQRLLGYMKPFRGRFALVFFFVVISSLGEMAIPHYTGKMTDWIMNEDEPEAFNHAITVMTLMTIMSAVCEFVCDLIYNITMSRIHTSIQGLVFQSVLKQEIGFFDKASTGDIVSRITTDTNTMSESLSEKLSLLMWYFMRVIFLFGSMLLLSTRLSIFTALGLPIIWIIPEFSGRFYQKLSAQVQESLAKANDVATETFSSMKTVRSFANEDGETERYRKCLEDTYALNKVEAAAYAASTWTNSMSSLALKVSILYYGGRLVTGSDVSSGDLVSFVLYELQFTSAVEVLMSYWPHVKKAVGASEKIFEYVDRKPETPDDGSLTPQKLKGHVQFKNITFAYPTRPDTDVLKNISLELKPGQITALVGPSGSGKTTIVSLLERFYQPKNGEILLDKKSLLDYKDQYLHEKISVVSQEPVLFARSVRENIKYGKENASDEEMRAAARLANADDFIDSLPKGYDTDAGEKGGQVSGGQKQRIAIARALIQKPQILVLDDATSSLDTESEHRVYSALKELKNCTVLLISHRLSGVEKADKIIFLQDGKVAEEGNDEELRDKKGLYAEFVKQQNTSIHRNTEEVKNSSQ; translated from the exons ATGAAGGATAAGATGGCCATCCCTCTGTTCGCTCTGTTGGCTGTTTGTGTGGACGTGAGTGCCGTGATGTTCATCAGTGCCATCCAGCTCTCCCCGTCCTTCATCAATAACACCTTCATCCTGCTGTGGGCCGGTGGACTGCTCCGAACATGTCTCCTCCTCTTCGTCTCCTTCACTTACCCTGGCAGCCCGGCGTGGATGAGGGGATTCGAGGGGGTGCAGACGGCCGTAATTCACGGTCTTCTCTATCCAGTGTATATTTCTGTCCTCTCGGCTTGCGAGAGATCTACAGTGGAGCTGGTGTGGGGCTGGCACACCTTTCAAGGG CTCCTGCAGGGCTACGCGGTGTTGGCTTTGTCTCTACTGCTATGGAAACGCTATGTTCCCACTCTCCTCCCGACAGCCAGAAAGCAGAAAACAGAGCAGAAGGGCCAGGCTTCACTGCAAAGGCTGCTGGGATACATGAAGCCTTTCAGAGGACGTTTTGCACTAGTCTTCTTCTTTGTGGTTATTTCCTCATTAG GTGAAATGGCGATTCCTCATTACACTGGTAAAATGACAGACTGGATCATGAATGAAGATGAACCCGAGGCCTTTAACCATGCTATCACTGTCATGACACTGATGACCATTATGAG cgctgtgtgtgagtttgtgtgtgaccTCATCTACAACATCACCATGAGCCGAATACACACGTCCATCCAAGGACTCGTcttccagtctgtgctgaaacaggAGATTGGGTTCTTCGATAAAGCTTCCACAG GGGACATTGTATCTCGCATCACCACCGACACCAACACCATGAGTGAGTCTCTGAGTGAGAAGTTGAGTCTGCTCATGTGGTACTTCATGCGTGTCATCTTCCTGTTCGGCTCCATGCTGCTGCTCTCCACCAGGCTGTCCATCTTCACCGCACTCGGCCTCCCCATCATCTGGATCATCCCAGAGTTTTCCGGCCGGTTTTACCAA AAACTTTCTGCACAAGTGCAAGAATCTCTCGCCAAGGCCAATGATGTTGCCACGGAAACCTTTTCTTCCATGAAGACAGTGAGGAGCTTTGCAAACGAGGATGGAGAAACCGAGAGGTACAGGAAGTGCTTAGAGGACACATATGCCCTGAATAAAGTGGAAGCTGCAGCTTATGCTGCCTCAACTTGGACCAACAGT ATGTCCAGTCTGGCTTTGAAAGTCAGTATTCTGTACTATGGAGGGCGGCTTgtgacaggaagtgatgtcagtAGTGGTGATCTGGTGTCCTTTGTGCTGTATGAGCTTCAGTTCACATCAGCCGTGGAG GTACTTATGTCATACTGGCCGCATGTAAAGAAGGCAGTCGGTGCTTCAGAGAAAATCTTTGAGTATGTGGACCGAAAGCCTGAAACTCCTGATGATGGATCCCTCACTCCTCAAAAGCTGAAAGGACATGTGCAATTCAAAAATATCACATTTGCTTATCCAACACGACCGGACACAGATGTGCTAAAG AACATTTCTCTTGAGCTGAAGCCAGGCCAGATCACAGCTCTAGTGGGTCCATCAGGTTCGGGAAAAACCACTATTGTGAGTTTGCTGGAGAGATTTTACCAGCCTAAGAACGGGGAGATTTTACTGGACAAGAAGTCACTGCTGGACTATAAGGACCAGTATCTACATGAGAAG ATTAGTGTGGTGTCACAGGAGCCAGTTCTGTTTGCTCGGTCAGTGCGGGAAAACATCAAATATGGCAAAGAAAATGCCTCGGATGAAGAAATGCGTGCTGCTGCCAGGCTGGCCAATGCAGATGACTTCATCGACAGTTTACCTAAAGGATATGACACAG ATGCCGGAGAGAAGGGCGGTCAGGTCTCCGGAGGTCAGAAGCAGCGTATAGCCATCGCCAGAGCTCTGATTCAGAAACCACAGATTCTAGTGCTTGATGATGCTACCAGTTCCCTGGACACTGAGAGTGAACACAGG GTGTACAGCGCTCTGAAGGAGCTGAAGAACTGTACTGTGCTGCTCATCTCTCACAGACTGAGCGGCGTGGAAAAGGCAGATAAAATCATCTTCCTTCAAGATGGTAAAGTGGCCGAGGAGGGGAACGATGAAGAACTACGGGACAAAAAAGGACTCTATGCAGAGTTCGTGAAACAACAGAATACTTCAATCCATCGCAACACAGAAGAAGTTAAAAACTCTAGCCAGTGA
- the brd2b gene encoding bromodomain-containing protein 2b isoform X2 encodes MEKAINPSLDSSVGVGLSVLGGMEQSSGKRIRKPSLLFEGFESPSLPHVPPPHVPLPRPPPPQQPPVTDPSRLGRSTNQLQFLHKVLVKALWRHHFAWPFHEPVDAVRLNLPDYHKIIKQPMDMGSIKKRLENNYYRSASECLHDFNTMFTNCYIYNKPTDDIVLMAQSLEKVFLQKVAQMPQEEIELPPPTPKDRGAKTIKGRRGKGGGSVTSAHQVPAVSQSAYSPSSPDTPDSQFSTPPQTLLSNSGPPPPLMTPPPTQPTAKKKGVKRKADTTTPTTLGFPVKGGMGKGHGSAGEMPHSLSSVPVDCSPSMGVNEPTHLQPVLGRPLSRRPIKPPRKDLPDSVRPHQRRGKLSKQLRYCSSVLKELLCKKHAAYAWPFYKPVDTSTLGLHDYHDIIKHPMDLSTIKRKIDEREYRDAQQFSADVRLMFSNCYKYNPPDHDVVAMARKLQDVFEFRFAKMPDEVSEEELSPMPLGRNMGMLGMHHSSSSSSSSSSSSSSSESEPSSDSEPSSDSSPSSDSEEERAQRLAQLQDQVCTQLRAVHEQLAALSSGPIVKPKRKREKKKDKKKKKKPEKRRGSRSVMSDERDKPAKLPKSKSSRASLSSTQSKKGPTNKSSKNKNTKKSSSPCFAAAAAVSLPHYDSEEEEDGLPMSYDDKRQLSLDINKLPGEKLGRVVHIIQSREPSLHDTNPEEIEIDFETLKPSTLRELKRYVMTVLRKKPHNPYVVKKGGGGKSREELALEKKRELERRLQDVSGQLNSAKKPQKPKVEKPSGSEPQAMASRLSASSSSSDSSSSSSSSSSSDTSEDDSR; translated from the exons ATGGAGAAGGCCATCAACCCGTCTCTTGACAG CTCTGTGGGAGTAGGGCTGTCTGTCTTGGGTGGGATGGAGCAGAGTTCGGGCAAGCGTATTCGGAAACCCTCGCTGCTCTTTGAGGGCTTTGAGAGCCCGTCTCTGCCCCATGTGCCTCCGCCCCACGTGCCTCTTCCCCGACCCCCTCCGCCCCAGCAGCCCCCGGTGACAGACCCCAGCCGACTGGGACGCTCCACCAATCAGCTGCAGTTCCTCCACAAGGTCTTGGTGAAAGCGTTGTGGCGCCATCATTTCGCATGGCCCTTCCATGAACCTGTGGACGCGGTTCGACTCAACTTACCT GACTACCATAAGATCATCAAACAACCGATGGACATGGGCTCAATCAAGAAACGACTGGAGAATAACTACTACCGCAGTGCCAGCGAATGCTTGCACGACTTCAATACCATGTTCACCAACTGTTACATCTACAATAAG CCTACAGATGACATTGTGCTGATGGCACAGTCTCTGGAGAAGGTCTTCTTACAGAAGGTTGCCCAGATGCCCCAGGAAGAGATCGAGTTGCCCCCTCCTACCCCTAAAGACAGAGGAGCAAAAACGATCAAAGGACGTAGAGGCAAAG GAGGAGGAAGTGTTACATCTGCTCACCAGGTGCCTGCCGTGTCCCAGTCAGCGTACTCTCCTTCCTCACCCGACACTCCAGATTCCCAGTTTTCCACCCCACCACAGACCCTACTGAGCAACAGCGGCCCTCCTCCACCGCTGATGACCCCACCACCCACCCAACCCACCGCAAAG AAGAAGGGTGTGAAGCGTAAAGCCGACACCACCACTCCCACCACACTCGGCTTCCCCGTGAAGGGAGGCATGGGGAAAGGTCACGGATCGGCCGGAGAGATGCCCCACTCGCTCTCCTCAGTGCCCGTGGATTGTTCACCCAGCATGGGCGTGAATGAGCCCACCCACCTCCAGCCCGTCTTGGGGCGACCGCTGTCCCGTCGTCCAATCAAACCTCCCCGTAAGGACCTGCCCGACTCGGTGAGGCCCCATCAGCGGCGGGGGAAACTAAGCAAGCAGCTTCGCTACTGCAGCAGCGTCCTTAAAGAACTGCTGTGCAAAAAACATGCGGCGTATGCCTGGCCCTTCTACAAACCTGTGGATACATCAACACTGGGTCTGCACGACTACCACGACATCATCAAACACCCCATGGACCTCAGCACCATCAAG AGGAAGATAGATGAGCGTGAGTACAGAGACGCCCAGCAGTTCAGTGCTGATGTCAGACTCATGTTCTCTAACTGCTACAAGTACAACCCACCTGATCATGACGTGGTCGCCATGGCACGAAAACTGCAG GACGTGTTTGAGTTCCGCTTCGCGAAGATGCCTGACGAGGTTTCAGAGGAGGAATTGTCTCCAATGCCATTAGGCCGGAATATGGGCATGCTGGGAATGCACCACTcttcctcttcatcctcctcttcctcatcctcttcctcctcgtCGGAGAGTGAGCCGAGCAGTGACAGCGAGCCGAGCAGCGACAGCAGCCCGAGCTCAGACAGCGAGGAGGAGAGGGCTCAACGCCTGGCCCAGCTGCAGGACCAGGTGTGTACTCAG CTCAGAGCGGTACATGAGCAGCTGGCAGCCCTCTCCTCCGGCCCGATTGTGAAACCCAAAAGGAaacgagagaaaaagaaagacaagaagaagaaaaagaagccaGAGAAACGCAGAGGAAGTCGAAGTGTGATGAGTGATGAGCGGGACAAGCCTGCCAAACTGCCTAAAAGCAAATCCAGCCGTGCTTCACTGTCATCCACACAGAGCAAGAAAGGTCCCACGAACAAAAGCAGCAAGAACAA GAACACAAAGAAATCATCCTCACCTTGTTTTGCGGCGGCTGCTGCCGTCTCCTTACCGCACTACGACTCGGAGGAGGAAGAGGACGGTCTTCCCATGAGTTACGATGACAAGCGGCAGCTCAGTCTGGACATCAACAAGCTGCCCGGGGAGAAACTGGGCCGTGTGGTGCACATCATCCAGTCACGGGAGCCCTCGCTGCACGACACCAACCCTGAGGAGATCGAAATCGATTTTGAAACGCTGAAGCCGTCCACGCTGCGTGAGCTGAAGCGATATGTGATGACAGTTCTGCGCAAGAAGCCCCACAATCCGTACG TGGTGAAGAAGGGAGGAGGTGGTAAGAGTCGAGAGGAACTGGCTCTGGAGAAAAAGAGGGAACTGGAGAGGAGGTTACAGGATGTGAGCGGACAGCTGAACTCTGCCAAGAAACCCCAGAAACCTAAAG TGGAGAAGCCCAGCGGCTCGGAGCCTCAGGCCATGGCGTCACGTCTCAGCGCCAGCAGCTCCAGCTCAgactcttcctcatcctcctcctcctcatcctcatctgACACCAGTGAAGATGACTCCAGGTGA
- the brd2b gene encoding bromodomain-containing protein 2b isoform X1: MEKAINPSLDSSSVGVGLSVLGGMEQSSGKRIRKPSLLFEGFESPSLPHVPPPHVPLPRPPPPQQPPVTDPSRLGRSTNQLQFLHKVLVKALWRHHFAWPFHEPVDAVRLNLPDYHKIIKQPMDMGSIKKRLENNYYRSASECLHDFNTMFTNCYIYNKPTDDIVLMAQSLEKVFLQKVAQMPQEEIELPPPTPKDRGAKTIKGRRGKGGGSVTSAHQVPAVSQSAYSPSSPDTPDSQFSTPPQTLLSNSGPPPPLMTPPPTQPTAKKKGVKRKADTTTPTTLGFPVKGGMGKGHGSAGEMPHSLSSVPVDCSPSMGVNEPTHLQPVLGRPLSRRPIKPPRKDLPDSVRPHQRRGKLSKQLRYCSSVLKELLCKKHAAYAWPFYKPVDTSTLGLHDYHDIIKHPMDLSTIKRKIDEREYRDAQQFSADVRLMFSNCYKYNPPDHDVVAMARKLQDVFEFRFAKMPDEVSEEELSPMPLGRNMGMLGMHHSSSSSSSSSSSSSSSESEPSSDSEPSSDSSPSSDSEEERAQRLAQLQDQVCTQLRAVHEQLAALSSGPIVKPKRKREKKKDKKKKKKPEKRRGSRSVMSDERDKPAKLPKSKSSRASLSSTQSKKGPTNKSSKNKNTKKSSSPCFAAAAAVSLPHYDSEEEEDGLPMSYDDKRQLSLDINKLPGEKLGRVVHIIQSREPSLHDTNPEEIEIDFETLKPSTLRELKRYVMTVLRKKPHNPYVVKKGGGGKSREELALEKKRELERRLQDVSGQLNSAKKPQKPKVEKPSGSEPQAMASRLSASSSSSDSSSSSSSSSSSDTSEDDSR; this comes from the exons ATGGAGAAGGCCATCAACCCGTCTCTTGACAG CAGCTCTGTGGGAGTAGGGCTGTCTGTCTTGGGTGGGATGGAGCAGAGTTCGGGCAAGCGTATTCGGAAACCCTCGCTGCTCTTTGAGGGCTTTGAGAGCCCGTCTCTGCCCCATGTGCCTCCGCCCCACGTGCCTCTTCCCCGACCCCCTCCGCCCCAGCAGCCCCCGGTGACAGACCCCAGCCGACTGGGACGCTCCACCAATCAGCTGCAGTTCCTCCACAAGGTCTTGGTGAAAGCGTTGTGGCGCCATCATTTCGCATGGCCCTTCCATGAACCTGTGGACGCGGTTCGACTCAACTTACCT GACTACCATAAGATCATCAAACAACCGATGGACATGGGCTCAATCAAGAAACGACTGGAGAATAACTACTACCGCAGTGCCAGCGAATGCTTGCACGACTTCAATACCATGTTCACCAACTGTTACATCTACAATAAG CCTACAGATGACATTGTGCTGATGGCACAGTCTCTGGAGAAGGTCTTCTTACAGAAGGTTGCCCAGATGCCCCAGGAAGAGATCGAGTTGCCCCCTCCTACCCCTAAAGACAGAGGAGCAAAAACGATCAAAGGACGTAGAGGCAAAG GAGGAGGAAGTGTTACATCTGCTCACCAGGTGCCTGCCGTGTCCCAGTCAGCGTACTCTCCTTCCTCACCCGACACTCCAGATTCCCAGTTTTCCACCCCACCACAGACCCTACTGAGCAACAGCGGCCCTCCTCCACCGCTGATGACCCCACCACCCACCCAACCCACCGCAAAG AAGAAGGGTGTGAAGCGTAAAGCCGACACCACCACTCCCACCACACTCGGCTTCCCCGTGAAGGGAGGCATGGGGAAAGGTCACGGATCGGCCGGAGAGATGCCCCACTCGCTCTCCTCAGTGCCCGTGGATTGTTCACCCAGCATGGGCGTGAATGAGCCCACCCACCTCCAGCCCGTCTTGGGGCGACCGCTGTCCCGTCGTCCAATCAAACCTCCCCGTAAGGACCTGCCCGACTCGGTGAGGCCCCATCAGCGGCGGGGGAAACTAAGCAAGCAGCTTCGCTACTGCAGCAGCGTCCTTAAAGAACTGCTGTGCAAAAAACATGCGGCGTATGCCTGGCCCTTCTACAAACCTGTGGATACATCAACACTGGGTCTGCACGACTACCACGACATCATCAAACACCCCATGGACCTCAGCACCATCAAG AGGAAGATAGATGAGCGTGAGTACAGAGACGCCCAGCAGTTCAGTGCTGATGTCAGACTCATGTTCTCTAACTGCTACAAGTACAACCCACCTGATCATGACGTGGTCGCCATGGCACGAAAACTGCAG GACGTGTTTGAGTTCCGCTTCGCGAAGATGCCTGACGAGGTTTCAGAGGAGGAATTGTCTCCAATGCCATTAGGCCGGAATATGGGCATGCTGGGAATGCACCACTcttcctcttcatcctcctcttcctcatcctcttcctcctcgtCGGAGAGTGAGCCGAGCAGTGACAGCGAGCCGAGCAGCGACAGCAGCCCGAGCTCAGACAGCGAGGAGGAGAGGGCTCAACGCCTGGCCCAGCTGCAGGACCAGGTGTGTACTCAG CTCAGAGCGGTACATGAGCAGCTGGCAGCCCTCTCCTCCGGCCCGATTGTGAAACCCAAAAGGAaacgagagaaaaagaaagacaagaagaagaaaaagaagccaGAGAAACGCAGAGGAAGTCGAAGTGTGATGAGTGATGAGCGGGACAAGCCTGCCAAACTGCCTAAAAGCAAATCCAGCCGTGCTTCACTGTCATCCACACAGAGCAAGAAAGGTCCCACGAACAAAAGCAGCAAGAACAA GAACACAAAGAAATCATCCTCACCTTGTTTTGCGGCGGCTGCTGCCGTCTCCTTACCGCACTACGACTCGGAGGAGGAAGAGGACGGTCTTCCCATGAGTTACGATGACAAGCGGCAGCTCAGTCTGGACATCAACAAGCTGCCCGGGGAGAAACTGGGCCGTGTGGTGCACATCATCCAGTCACGGGAGCCCTCGCTGCACGACACCAACCCTGAGGAGATCGAAATCGATTTTGAAACGCTGAAGCCGTCCACGCTGCGTGAGCTGAAGCGATATGTGATGACAGTTCTGCGCAAGAAGCCCCACAATCCGTACG TGGTGAAGAAGGGAGGAGGTGGTAAGAGTCGAGAGGAACTGGCTCTGGAGAAAAAGAGGGAACTGGAGAGGAGGTTACAGGATGTGAGCGGACAGCTGAACTCTGCCAAGAAACCCCAGAAACCTAAAG TGGAGAAGCCCAGCGGCTCGGAGCCTCAGGCCATGGCGTCACGTCTCAGCGCCAGCAGCTCCAGCTCAgactcttcctcatcctcctcctcctcatcctcatctgACACCAGTGAAGATGACTCCAGGTGA
- the brd2b gene encoding bromodomain-containing protein 2b isoform X3, translating to MEKAINPSLDSSSVGVGLSVLGGMEQSSGKRIRKPSLLFEGFESPSLPHVPPPHVPLPRPPPPQQPPVTDPSRLGRSTNQLQFLHKVLVKALWRHHFAWPFHEPVDAVRLNLPDYHKIIKQPMDMGSIKKRLENNYYRSASECLHDFNTMFTNCYIYNKPTDDIVLMAQSLEKVFLQKVAQMPQEEIELPPPTPKDRGAKTIKGRRGKGGGSVTSAHQVPAVSQSAYSPSSPDTPDSQFSTPPQTLLSNSGPPPPLMTPPPTQPTAKKKGVKRKADTTTPTTLGFPVKGGMGKGHGSAGEMPHSLSSVPVDCSPSMGVNEPTHLQPVLGRPLSRRPIKPPRKDLPDSVRPHQRRGKLSKQLRYCSSVLKELLCKKHAAYAWPFYKPVDTSTLGLHDYHDIIKHPMDLSTIKRKIDEREYRDAQQFSADVRLMFSNCYKYNPPDHDVVAMARKLQDVFEFRFAKMPDEVSEEELSPMPLGRNMGMLGMHHSSSSSSSSSSSSSSSESEPSSDSEPSSDSSPSSDSEEERAQRLAQLQDQLRAVHEQLAALSSGPIVKPKRKREKKKDKKKKKKPEKRRGSRSVMSDERDKPAKLPKSKSSRASLSSTQSKKGPTNKSSKNKNTKKSSSPCFAAAAAVSLPHYDSEEEEDGLPMSYDDKRQLSLDINKLPGEKLGRVVHIIQSREPSLHDTNPEEIEIDFETLKPSTLRELKRYVMTVLRKKPHNPYVVKKGGGGKSREELALEKKRELERRLQDVSGQLNSAKKPQKPKVEKPSGSEPQAMASRLSASSSSSDSSSSSSSSSSSDTSEDDSR from the exons ATGGAGAAGGCCATCAACCCGTCTCTTGACAG CAGCTCTGTGGGAGTAGGGCTGTCTGTCTTGGGTGGGATGGAGCAGAGTTCGGGCAAGCGTATTCGGAAACCCTCGCTGCTCTTTGAGGGCTTTGAGAGCCCGTCTCTGCCCCATGTGCCTCCGCCCCACGTGCCTCTTCCCCGACCCCCTCCGCCCCAGCAGCCCCCGGTGACAGACCCCAGCCGACTGGGACGCTCCACCAATCAGCTGCAGTTCCTCCACAAGGTCTTGGTGAAAGCGTTGTGGCGCCATCATTTCGCATGGCCCTTCCATGAACCTGTGGACGCGGTTCGACTCAACTTACCT GACTACCATAAGATCATCAAACAACCGATGGACATGGGCTCAATCAAGAAACGACTGGAGAATAACTACTACCGCAGTGCCAGCGAATGCTTGCACGACTTCAATACCATGTTCACCAACTGTTACATCTACAATAAG CCTACAGATGACATTGTGCTGATGGCACAGTCTCTGGAGAAGGTCTTCTTACAGAAGGTTGCCCAGATGCCCCAGGAAGAGATCGAGTTGCCCCCTCCTACCCCTAAAGACAGAGGAGCAAAAACGATCAAAGGACGTAGAGGCAAAG GAGGAGGAAGTGTTACATCTGCTCACCAGGTGCCTGCCGTGTCCCAGTCAGCGTACTCTCCTTCCTCACCCGACACTCCAGATTCCCAGTTTTCCACCCCACCACAGACCCTACTGAGCAACAGCGGCCCTCCTCCACCGCTGATGACCCCACCACCCACCCAACCCACCGCAAAG AAGAAGGGTGTGAAGCGTAAAGCCGACACCACCACTCCCACCACACTCGGCTTCCCCGTGAAGGGAGGCATGGGGAAAGGTCACGGATCGGCCGGAGAGATGCCCCACTCGCTCTCCTCAGTGCCCGTGGATTGTTCACCCAGCATGGGCGTGAATGAGCCCACCCACCTCCAGCCCGTCTTGGGGCGACCGCTGTCCCGTCGTCCAATCAAACCTCCCCGTAAGGACCTGCCCGACTCGGTGAGGCCCCATCAGCGGCGGGGGAAACTAAGCAAGCAGCTTCGCTACTGCAGCAGCGTCCTTAAAGAACTGCTGTGCAAAAAACATGCGGCGTATGCCTGGCCCTTCTACAAACCTGTGGATACATCAACACTGGGTCTGCACGACTACCACGACATCATCAAACACCCCATGGACCTCAGCACCATCAAG AGGAAGATAGATGAGCGTGAGTACAGAGACGCCCAGCAGTTCAGTGCTGATGTCAGACTCATGTTCTCTAACTGCTACAAGTACAACCCACCTGATCATGACGTGGTCGCCATGGCACGAAAACTGCAG GACGTGTTTGAGTTCCGCTTCGCGAAGATGCCTGACGAGGTTTCAGAGGAGGAATTGTCTCCAATGCCATTAGGCCGGAATATGGGCATGCTGGGAATGCACCACTcttcctcttcatcctcctcttcctcatcctcttcctcctcgtCGGAGAGTGAGCCGAGCAGTGACAGCGAGCCGAGCAGCGACAGCAGCCCGAGCTCAGACAGCGAGGAGGAGAGGGCTCAACGCCTGGCCCAGCTGCAGGACCAG CTCAGAGCGGTACATGAGCAGCTGGCAGCCCTCTCCTCCGGCCCGATTGTGAAACCCAAAAGGAaacgagagaaaaagaaagacaagaagaagaaaaagaagccaGAGAAACGCAGAGGAAGTCGAAGTGTGATGAGTGATGAGCGGGACAAGCCTGCCAAACTGCCTAAAAGCAAATCCAGCCGTGCTTCACTGTCATCCACACAGAGCAAGAAAGGTCCCACGAACAAAAGCAGCAAGAACAA GAACACAAAGAAATCATCCTCACCTTGTTTTGCGGCGGCTGCTGCCGTCTCCTTACCGCACTACGACTCGGAGGAGGAAGAGGACGGTCTTCCCATGAGTTACGATGACAAGCGGCAGCTCAGTCTGGACATCAACAAGCTGCCCGGGGAGAAACTGGGCCGTGTGGTGCACATCATCCAGTCACGGGAGCCCTCGCTGCACGACACCAACCCTGAGGAGATCGAAATCGATTTTGAAACGCTGAAGCCGTCCACGCTGCGTGAGCTGAAGCGATATGTGATGACAGTTCTGCGCAAGAAGCCCCACAATCCGTACG TGGTGAAGAAGGGAGGAGGTGGTAAGAGTCGAGAGGAACTGGCTCTGGAGAAAAAGAGGGAACTGGAGAGGAGGTTACAGGATGTGAGCGGACAGCTGAACTCTGCCAAGAAACCCCAGAAACCTAAAG TGGAGAAGCCCAGCGGCTCGGAGCCTCAGGCCATGGCGTCACGTCTCAGCGCCAGCAGCTCCAGCTCAgactcttcctcatcctcctcctcctcatcctcatctgACACCAGTGAAGATGACTCCAGGTGA